The proteins below come from a single Tachypleus tridentatus isolate NWPU-2018 chromosome 13, ASM421037v1, whole genome shotgun sequence genomic window:
- the LOC143239122 gene encoding programmed cell death 6-interacting protein-like isoform X2, with translation MANFIALPLKKTSEVDLVQPLKSVIASYFSTADEPVDCNEALKELNKLRMNSTWRTLDKNENSLQTMCRYYDQVTALDGKITSSDIQIPFRWKDAFDKGSFFGGYTSLTLSNLTYERVCILFNIAAMQSQIAASQGNEISNDEALKSAAKYFQQACGIFQHLKNTVMSSIQQELTPDIQPDTLGALQALMLAEAQESFFHKAAADKMKDAIIAKVASQCEELYADALKQLQKESLKHLWEKDWILNVAGKQAAFHAIAEYHQALVCKSKKEVGEEVARLQHASELMKAAETRGGTTFNFSDYVGRINHSYQEAKKDNDFIYHARVPDLKSLQPIGKAALAKPTPFPEKLSSNFQDLFSALMPVTVTQAIQTFDVRKTEIVNQEIGKMREQTQIMNGILASLNLPAAIEASSGSALPQSLKEKAKSVSDAGGIQAIYMLIEELPTLLQRNKDILNESEQMLKEEEMSDNHLRNQFKERWARTPSEKLNQPLKAQISKYSEIINNAVKADALVKEKFNKHKASIELLGLSEAEICSRLSSGGPVTALEDSPSVQELKRLMQDVEKIKSEREELETEFKSATIDMKPKFIDALTQDGTTNEQSISAETLNELFGPLQKRVRENFDQQEKTIAEIQRVNSTFCEERENNQVSADRETIMKDLAAAYDVYVELTNNLKEGTKFYNDLTQLLVNFQSKVSDFCFARKTERDELCKELQQGITNKPAESVPSLPTHHSSVAVNQTERNEPPARPPPPQVPPQNTFMPPSAPYPIQSNVPQTQAPSGMPYPQYPPYPGYATIPMPGGYNPYSYGQRPGMAPAYPPAPTSYPPFGQYPNYPPYSGSYQYPNQPWNPQR, from the coding sequence ATGGCGAACTTTATTGCTTTACCATTAAAGAAAACGTCTGAAGTAGACTTAGTCCAACCTTTGAAAAGCGTTATAGCGTCTTACTTCAGTACGGCTGATGAGCCAGTTGATTGCAATGAAGCattgaaagaattaaataaaCTCCGTATGAATTCTACATGGAGAACGCTAGACAAAAATGAAAACTCGTTGCAAACAATGTGCAGATACTATGATCAGGTAACTGCTCTTGATGGAAAGATCACATCATCAGATATTCAAATCCCTTTTCGATGGAAGGACGCGTTTGACAAAGGATCTTTTTTTGGTGGATATACTAGTCTTACATTGTCAAATCTAACTTATGAGAGAGTGTGTATACTCTTTAACATAGCTGCAATGCAAAGTCAGATTGCAGCAAGCCAGGGAAATGAAATTTCTAATGATGAGGCACTTAAATCTGCAGCAAAATATTTCCAGCAAGCTTGTGGAATATTTCAGCATCTGAAAAACACAGTTATGTCCAGCATTCAACAGGAACTTACCCCAGATATCCAGCCTGATACTCTTGGAGCTCTGCAAGCGCTCATGTTAGCAGAAGCACAAGAAAGTTTTTTCCATAAAGCAGCTGCAGATAAAATGAAAGATGCTATTATTGCCAAAGTGGCATCACAGTGTGAAGAACTGTATGCAGATGCACTGAAACAGTTACAGAAGGAGTCCTTGAAACATCTTTGGGAGAAAGACTGGATACTGAATGTAGCAGGAAAACAAGCAGCTTTTCATGCTATTGCTGAATATCACCAAGCTCTTGTGTGTAAAAGCAAGAAGGAAGTTGGTGAAGAAGTAGCAAGACTGCAACATGCTAGTGAGTTGATGAAGGCTGCAGAAACTCGTGGAGGGACAACTTTTAATTTCAGTGACTATGTTGGAAGAATTAACCATTCGTATCAAGAAGCTAAAAAGGATAATGATTTCATTTATCATGCTCGTGTTCCTGATTTAAAGTCACTGCAACCCATCGGTAAAGCTGCGCTGGCAAAACCGACACCTTTTCCTGAAAAATTGAGCTCAAATTTCCAGGATCTGTTTAGTGCTCTAATGCCTGTCACTGTCACACAAGCAATTCAGACTTTTGATGTTAGAAAAACTGAGATAGTAAATCAAGAGATAGGAAAAATGAGAGAACAGACTCAAATTATGAATGGCATCCTAGCTTCTTTAAATCTCCCAGCTGCCATTGAAGCTTCATCTGGCAGTGCCCTACCCCAGTCATTAAAAGAAAAAGCTAAATCTGTTTCCGATGCTGGTGGGATCCAGGCTATTTACATGTTAATTGAAGAGCTTCCAACTCTTTTGCAGAGGAATAAGGACATATTGAATGAATCTGAACAAATGTTGAAGGAAGAAGAAATGTCAGATAATCACTTACGAAACCAGTTCAAAGAAAGATGGGCACGTACACCTTCAGAAAAACTTAACCAGCCTCTAAAAGCTCAAATTAGCAAATatagtgaaattataaataatgctgTTAAAGCAGATGCTCTTGTCAAGGAGAAATTTAATAAGCACAAGGCTTCTATTGAGCTTCTCGGTTTATCAGAGGCTGAAATTTGTAGCAGGCTATCATCTGGTGGTCCAGTAACTGCACTAGAAGACAGTCCAAGTGTTCAAGAACTGAAACGTTTGATGCAAGATGTAGAGAAAATTAAATCTGAAAGAGAAGAGCTCGAAACTGAATTTAAAAGTGCCACTATAGACATGAAACCAAAATTTATTGATGCTTTAACTCAAGATGGAACAACAAATGAACAGTCAATTTCTGCAGAAACTCTTAACGAGTTGTTTGGTCCATTACAGAAGAGGGTTCGGGAAAATTTTGATCAGCAGGAAAAGACAATAGCAGAGATACAGCGGGTCAACAGCACATTCtgtgaagaaagagaaaataatcaGGTCTCAGCTGATAGAGAAACAATTATGAAGGACTTGGCTGCAGCCTATGATGTATACGTAGAATTGACAAACAATCTTAAAGAAGGTACCAAATTCTACAATGACCTGACTCAGTTGCTTGTAAACTTTCAAAGCAAGGTTAGTGATTTTTGTTTTGCACGGAAAACAGAAAGAGATGAACTGTGTAAGGAACTTCAACAGGGTATTACCAACAAACCTGCTGAATCAGTCCCTTCACTACCCACCCATCATTCTTCAGTGGCAGTTAATCAAACTGAAAGGAATGAACCACCAGCAAGACCACCACCACCCCAGGTCCCACCTCAGAATACATTTATGCCTCCTTCAGCTCCATATCCCATTCAAAGTAATGTGCCACAGACACAAGCTCCATCTGGTATGCCTTATCCCCAGTATCCACCATATCCTGGTTATGCAACAATTCCTATGCCTGGAGGTTACAATCCTTACAGCTATGGTCAAAGACCTGGTATGGCCCCTGCCTATCCACCAGCTCCAACTAGTTATCCACCCTTTGGTCAGTATCCAAACTATCCACCATACTCTGGAAGCTATCAATATCCCAACCAACCATGGAATCCACA
- the LOC143239122 gene encoding programmed cell death 6-interacting protein-like isoform X1 translates to MANFIALPLKKTSEVDLVQPLKSVIASYFSTADEPVDCNEALKELNKLRMNSTWRTLDKNENSLQTMCRYYDQVTALDGKITSSDIQIPFRWKDAFDKGSFFGGYTSLTLSNLTYERVCILFNIAAMQSQIAASQGNEISNDEALKSAAKYFQQACGIFQHLKNTVMSSIQQELTPDIQPDTLGALQALMLAEAQESFFHKAAADKMKDAIIAKVASQCEELYADALKQLQKESLKHLWEKDWILNVAGKQAAFHAIAEYHQALVCKSKKEVGEEVARLQHASELMKAAETRGGTTFNFSDYVGRINHSYQEAKKDNDFIYHARVPDLKSLQPIGKAALAKPTPFPEKLSSNFQDLFSALMPVTVTQAIQTFDVRKTEIVNQEIGKMREQTQIMNGILASLNLPAAIEASSGSALPQSLKEKAKSVSDAGGIQAIYMLIEELPTLLQRNKDILNESEQMLKEEEMSDNHLRNQFKERWARTPSEKLNQPLKAQISKYSEIINNAVKADALVKEKFNKHKASIELLGLSEAEICSRLSSGGPVTALEDSPSVQELKRLMQDVEKIKSEREELETEFKSATIDMKPKFIDALTQDGTTNEQSISAETLNELFGPLQKRVRENFDQQEKTIAEIQRVNSTFCEERENNQVSADRETIMKDLAAAYDVYVELTNNLKEGTKFYNDLTQLLVNFQSKVSDFCFARKTERDELCKELQQGITNKPAESVPSLPTHHSSVAVNQTERNEPPARPPPPQVPPQNTFMPPSAPYPIQSNVPQTQAPSGMPYPQYPPYPGYATIPMPGGYNPYSYGQRPGMAPAYPPAPTSYPPFGQYPNYPPYSGSYQYPNQPWNPQGRLHITT, encoded by the coding sequence ATGGCGAACTTTATTGCTTTACCATTAAAGAAAACGTCTGAAGTAGACTTAGTCCAACCTTTGAAAAGCGTTATAGCGTCTTACTTCAGTACGGCTGATGAGCCAGTTGATTGCAATGAAGCattgaaagaattaaataaaCTCCGTATGAATTCTACATGGAGAACGCTAGACAAAAATGAAAACTCGTTGCAAACAATGTGCAGATACTATGATCAGGTAACTGCTCTTGATGGAAAGATCACATCATCAGATATTCAAATCCCTTTTCGATGGAAGGACGCGTTTGACAAAGGATCTTTTTTTGGTGGATATACTAGTCTTACATTGTCAAATCTAACTTATGAGAGAGTGTGTATACTCTTTAACATAGCTGCAATGCAAAGTCAGATTGCAGCAAGCCAGGGAAATGAAATTTCTAATGATGAGGCACTTAAATCTGCAGCAAAATATTTCCAGCAAGCTTGTGGAATATTTCAGCATCTGAAAAACACAGTTATGTCCAGCATTCAACAGGAACTTACCCCAGATATCCAGCCTGATACTCTTGGAGCTCTGCAAGCGCTCATGTTAGCAGAAGCACAAGAAAGTTTTTTCCATAAAGCAGCTGCAGATAAAATGAAAGATGCTATTATTGCCAAAGTGGCATCACAGTGTGAAGAACTGTATGCAGATGCACTGAAACAGTTACAGAAGGAGTCCTTGAAACATCTTTGGGAGAAAGACTGGATACTGAATGTAGCAGGAAAACAAGCAGCTTTTCATGCTATTGCTGAATATCACCAAGCTCTTGTGTGTAAAAGCAAGAAGGAAGTTGGTGAAGAAGTAGCAAGACTGCAACATGCTAGTGAGTTGATGAAGGCTGCAGAAACTCGTGGAGGGACAACTTTTAATTTCAGTGACTATGTTGGAAGAATTAACCATTCGTATCAAGAAGCTAAAAAGGATAATGATTTCATTTATCATGCTCGTGTTCCTGATTTAAAGTCACTGCAACCCATCGGTAAAGCTGCGCTGGCAAAACCGACACCTTTTCCTGAAAAATTGAGCTCAAATTTCCAGGATCTGTTTAGTGCTCTAATGCCTGTCACTGTCACACAAGCAATTCAGACTTTTGATGTTAGAAAAACTGAGATAGTAAATCAAGAGATAGGAAAAATGAGAGAACAGACTCAAATTATGAATGGCATCCTAGCTTCTTTAAATCTCCCAGCTGCCATTGAAGCTTCATCTGGCAGTGCCCTACCCCAGTCATTAAAAGAAAAAGCTAAATCTGTTTCCGATGCTGGTGGGATCCAGGCTATTTACATGTTAATTGAAGAGCTTCCAACTCTTTTGCAGAGGAATAAGGACATATTGAATGAATCTGAACAAATGTTGAAGGAAGAAGAAATGTCAGATAATCACTTACGAAACCAGTTCAAAGAAAGATGGGCACGTACACCTTCAGAAAAACTTAACCAGCCTCTAAAAGCTCAAATTAGCAAATatagtgaaattataaataatgctgTTAAAGCAGATGCTCTTGTCAAGGAGAAATTTAATAAGCACAAGGCTTCTATTGAGCTTCTCGGTTTATCAGAGGCTGAAATTTGTAGCAGGCTATCATCTGGTGGTCCAGTAACTGCACTAGAAGACAGTCCAAGTGTTCAAGAACTGAAACGTTTGATGCAAGATGTAGAGAAAATTAAATCTGAAAGAGAAGAGCTCGAAACTGAATTTAAAAGTGCCACTATAGACATGAAACCAAAATTTATTGATGCTTTAACTCAAGATGGAACAACAAATGAACAGTCAATTTCTGCAGAAACTCTTAACGAGTTGTTTGGTCCATTACAGAAGAGGGTTCGGGAAAATTTTGATCAGCAGGAAAAGACAATAGCAGAGATACAGCGGGTCAACAGCACATTCtgtgaagaaagagaaaataatcaGGTCTCAGCTGATAGAGAAACAATTATGAAGGACTTGGCTGCAGCCTATGATGTATACGTAGAATTGACAAACAATCTTAAAGAAGGTACCAAATTCTACAATGACCTGACTCAGTTGCTTGTAAACTTTCAAAGCAAGGTTAGTGATTTTTGTTTTGCACGGAAAACAGAAAGAGATGAACTGTGTAAGGAACTTCAACAGGGTATTACCAACAAACCTGCTGAATCAGTCCCTTCACTACCCACCCATCATTCTTCAGTGGCAGTTAATCAAACTGAAAGGAATGAACCACCAGCAAGACCACCACCACCCCAGGTCCCACCTCAGAATACATTTATGCCTCCTTCAGCTCCATATCCCATTCAAAGTAATGTGCCACAGACACAAGCTCCATCTGGTATGCCTTATCCCCAGTATCCACCATATCCTGGTTATGCAACAATTCCTATGCCTGGAGGTTACAATCCTTACAGCTATGGTCAAAGACCTGGTATGGCCCCTGCCTATCCACCAGCTCCAACTAGTTATCCACCCTTTGGTCAGTATCCAAACTATCCACCATACTCTGGAAGCTATCAATATCCCAACCAACCATGGAATCCACA